From a single Sphingomonas sp. OV641 genomic region:
- a CDS encoding amidohydrolase family protein, producing the protein MKHILAAGAAILTLFASAVSAETIALVGGNVADLAGKAPIRDAVVVIEGERIAAIGPRGTTPVPAGATVVPMTGKWLIPGLMNMHVHLALNLPGAARVYNEGVDSMALRTLDNAQKSLWSGVTTMRLTGSDAGVDFTVKKAIDAGVFDGPRIHTAGASIVPTGGHGKLEVNGPAEFAKAVREQVKAGATWIKLGISGGISDTHGDIAASPFTDDELNTAIEVAHRNGVKVTGHTGSPIASDAAIDAGIDCFEHGYFLTPPVLKKMKAKGVWYVPTIVVSQNGAKEFYRKIGSPPWYLARVDSVGKQHMQSLRDAIANGVNIALGTDQYPWEPNEGTTATVREAELYVDAGMTPAQALRSATIDSARMLGVEAEVGELKQGYLADIVAVDADPTQDIRALRTIGFVMKGGKVVRNDAR; encoded by the coding sequence ATGAAGCACATCCTGGCCGCCGGTGCCGCAATCCTGACCCTCTTCGCCTCCGCCGTGTCGGCTGAAACGATCGCGCTGGTCGGCGGCAATGTCGCCGATCTCGCCGGCAAGGCGCCGATCCGCGATGCGGTGGTGGTGATCGAGGGCGAGCGGATCGCCGCCATCGGCCCGCGCGGCACCACGCCGGTGCCGGCCGGGGCCACCGTGGTGCCGATGACGGGCAAGTGGCTGATCCCGGGCCTCATGAACATGCACGTCCATCTGGCGCTGAACCTGCCCGGCGCGGCGCGGGTGTATAACGAGGGCGTGGATTCAATGGCGCTTCGCACGCTCGACAATGCGCAAAAGTCGCTGTGGTCGGGCGTCACCACGATGCGGCTGACCGGATCGGACGCGGGCGTCGACTTCACGGTGAAGAAGGCGATCGACGCAGGGGTGTTCGACGGGCCGCGCATCCATACCGCGGGCGCATCGATCGTGCCGACGGGCGGGCACGGCAAGCTGGAGGTGAACGGTCCCGCCGAATTTGCCAAGGCGGTGCGCGAGCAGGTGAAGGCCGGCGCGACCTGGATCAAGCTGGGCATTTCCGGCGGCATTTCGGATACGCATGGCGATATCGCGGCCTCGCCCTTCACCGATGACGAGCTCAACACCGCGATCGAGGTGGCGCATCGCAACGGCGTGAAGGTGACCGGCCATACCGGCTCACCGATCGCATCGGATGCGGCGATCGATGCCGGCATCGACTGTTTCGAACATGGCTATTTCCTGACCCCGCCGGTGCTGAAGAAGATGAAGGCCAAGGGCGTCTGGTACGTGCCGACGATCGTGGTCAGCCAGAATGGCGCCAAGGAATTCTACCGCAAGATCGGCTCGCCGCCCTGGTACCTGGCGCGGGTGGATTCGGTCGGCAAGCAGCATATGCAATCGCTGCGCGACGCGATCGCCAATGGCGTGAACATCGCGCTTGGCACCGACCAATATCCGTGGGAGCCGAACGAGGGCACCACCGCCACGGTGCGCGAGGCGGAGCTGTATGTCGACGCGGGGATGACGCCGGCGCAGGCGCTGCGTTCGGCGACGATCGACAGTGCGCGCATGCTGGGCGTCGAGGCAGAGGTCGGCGAGCTGAAGCAGGGATATCTCGCCGACATCGTCGCGGTGGATGCCGATCCGACGCAGGACATCCGCGCGCTGCGCACGATCGGCTTCGTGATGAAAGGCGGCAAGGTGGTGCGCAACGACGCGCGGTGA
- a CDS encoding TonB-dependent receptor — translation MNIKHFTIRERLALGCAAIAMAAAFASPASAQELASTSEPEAQVSNDIVVTAQRREQSLQDVPIAITAVTAETLQDQNVQSVEDYFALTPNVSFQSNGSRDRKDLAIRGISNQLNPYADVRQSTYAFYIDEFNVAAGTSNPQIVDLERIEVLRGPQGTYFGRNAVGGAINVLTKKPVNRFEGFIEGGYASYDTWRAEGAVNVPVIDDLLAIRASGKYEHSDGYIKNINPIGGGNDSEYYTYRIQGRVTPAPNFTLDMTYNFSDETVGMRNGVPTGFVTSTWASVYYGRTAGYIGNPDGVGFFPDNATRVNFNRPQQVGGSFEYVSARAVWEIGNVAITGVAGSLKSTVENYGDVDGGSIDYFYEDLRLLRKSTSGELRVQSTGSGNVLDWSVGVTAGRDTGDMDQSTYHGTASPLCPASYNRQCEGLPVTGLQSVSSSDYWAVFGQGTWNITDALGATVGLRYSRETVKNNSINQSNLITTGVNDRTAKFDDVSPKFTLSYKANPDWLIFANASRGFKSGGTQTSNNVNLANEFAPETLWDYELGTKFDLFDGKVRVDVTGFYMDWKNVQQTIRFQYIDPTTGLLRGVSGIANAAAAESYGAEASFDARISPEFSLSAQVGWNKSKFKDYPNALIDGVVVDVTGEQLVNAPEWTLGAQAQYKRELTDGLDGFVRAEWNFRDTMISNPYAYRYNVYPFISPSYHNVNLRAGIETDRIRAVIYVENLFDAKYFANAYEKAFYSGVQVEPSYRVIGGSVGFKF, via the coding sequence ATGAACATCAAGCATTTCACGATCCGGGAGCGATTGGCGCTGGGGTGCGCCGCCATCGCCATGGCCGCCGCCTTTGCCTCGCCGGCGTCGGCGCAGGAACTGGCCAGCACGAGCGAACCGGAGGCGCAGGTGTCGAACGACATCGTCGTCACCGCGCAGCGCCGCGAGCAGAGCCTGCAGGACGTGCCGATCGCGATCACCGCGGTGACGGCCGAGACGCTGCAGGACCAGAACGTGCAGAGCGTGGAGGATTATTTCGCGCTGACCCCGAACGTCAGCTTCCAGAGCAACGGCTCGCGCGATCGCAAGGATCTGGCGATCCGCGGCATTTCGAACCAGCTCAACCCCTATGCCGACGTGCGCCAGTCCACCTATGCCTTCTACATCGACGAGTTCAACGTCGCTGCCGGCACCAGCAACCCGCAGATCGTCGATCTGGAGCGGATCGAGGTGCTGCGCGGGCCGCAGGGCACCTATTTCGGCCGCAATGCGGTGGGCGGCGCGATCAACGTGCTGACCAAGAAGCCGGTCAACCGTTTCGAGGGGTTCATCGAAGGCGGCTATGCCAGCTATGACACCTGGCGCGCCGAAGGGGCCGTCAACGTGCCGGTCATCGACGACCTTCTCGCGATCCGCGCCTCGGGCAAGTACGAGCATTCGGACGGCTACATCAAGAACATCAATCCGATCGGCGGCGGCAACGACAGCGAATATTACACCTATCGCATCCAGGGGCGCGTGACCCCCGCGCCGAACTTCACGCTCGACATGACCTACAACTTCTCGGACGAGACCGTGGGCATGCGCAACGGCGTGCCGACCGGCTTCGTCACTTCCACCTGGGCGTCGGTCTATTACGGCCGGACCGCCGGCTATATCGGCAATCCCGATGGCGTGGGCTTCTTTCCCGACAATGCCACGCGCGTGAACTTCAACCGTCCGCAGCAGGTGGGCGGCTCTTTCGAATATGTCAGCGCGCGCGCTGTGTGGGAAATCGGCAATGTCGCGATCACCGGCGTCGCCGGATCGCTGAAGTCGACCGTCGAGAATTATGGCGACGTCGACGGCGGCAGCATCGACTATTTCTACGAAGACCTGCGCCTGCTGCGCAAATCGACCAGCGGCGAGTTGCGGGTGCAATCCACCGGCAGCGGCAACGTCCTTGACTGGAGCGTCGGCGTCACGGCGGGCCGCGACACGGGCGACATGGACCAGTCGACCTATCACGGCACCGCCAGCCCGCTTTGCCCGGCCTCGTACAACAGGCAGTGCGAAGGCCTGCCGGTGACGGGGCTGCAGAGCGTCAGCTCGAGCGACTATTGGGCGGTGTTCGGGCAGGGGACGTGGAACATCACCGACGCGCTCGGCGCCACCGTTGGCCTGCGCTATTCGCGCGAGACGGTGAAGAACAACTCGATCAACCAGTCGAACCTGATCACGACCGGCGTGAACGACCGGACCGCAAAGTTCGACGACGTGTCGCCCAAGTTCACGCTGAGCTACAAGGCAAACCCGGATTGGCTGATCTTCGCCAATGCCTCACGCGGGTTCAAGTCGGGCGGTACGCAGACGAGCAACAACGTCAATCTTGCCAATGAGTTCGCGCCCGAAACGCTGTGGGACTATGAGCTTGGCACCAAGTTCGACCTGTTCGACGGCAAGGTGCGCGTCGACGTCACCGGTTTCTACATGGACTGGAAGAACGTCCAGCAGACGATCCGCTTCCAGTATATCGATCCGACCACCGGGTTGCTGCGCGGCGTGAGCGGCATCGCCAATGCGGCGGCGGCGGAAAGCTATGGCGCGGAAGCGAGCTTCGACGCGCGCATCTCGCCCGAATTCTCGCTCAGCGCGCAGGTCGGCTGGAACAAGAGCAAGTTCAAGGATTACCCCAACGCGCTGATCGACGGCGTGGTGGTGGACGTGACTGGCGAGCAACTGGTCAATGCGCCCGAATGGACGCTCGGCGCGCAGGCCCAGTACAAGCGCGAACTAACCGATGGGCTGGACGGCTTCGTGCGGGCGGAGTGGAACTTCCGCGACACGATGATCTCCAATCCTTACGCCTATCGCTACAACGTCTATCCGTTCATCTCGCCGAGCTACCACAATGTGAACCTGCGCGCCGGGATCGAGACGGACAGGATCCGCGCAGTGATCTATGTCGAGAACCTGTTCGACGCGAAATATTTCGCCAACGCCTATGAGAAGGCGTTCTACTCGGGCGTGCAGGTGGAGCCATCGTACCGCGTGATCGGCGGCAGCGTCGGCTTCAAGTTCTAA
- a CDS encoding Xaa-Pro peptidase family protein, translating into MPRSVLALALALSTVLASPVAAQEAKRRWDELCQIRKDKLDIILPEAMRENGIDMWIVAGREGHDDPNAMLLGGGYIGDIGYYVFTDRGGGRIERAAFGIGGAAFDQCPLYDLRPAPSKLGAFVKARQPRKIGINVATEIGSADGLSHSLHERLRAELGPDLSARLVSAEKLVSDFRSRNTALGLAAFSKAGEYSRTIVERALSNEVIRPGHTTTGDVAWWMMEQLHTLGLGNSFGLPSIYILGPGPRGPVSGDHVIQPGDLITVDWGVNYLTAYTDMKRMAYVLKPGENAPPAGVQRAYDKGQAIRAMILDVIRPGVTAGDALAAVNKRVAATPGFVLGKYDDPSADPKVTDVVIGSHSVGDLGHGSGPSMADFNPLRMTYTLRPGNLLSVELFVYTVVPEWGTRKIKIPLEDNGVVTQSGLQWAYPPNSRILLVK; encoded by the coding sequence GTGCCGCGATCCGTTCTCGCTCTTGCCCTTGCGCTTTCCACCGTGCTCGCATCGCCGGTCGCTGCGCAGGAGGCAAAGCGGCGGTGGGACGAATTGTGCCAGATCCGCAAGGACAAGCTCGACATCATCCTGCCGGAGGCAATGCGCGAGAACGGCATCGACATGTGGATCGTCGCCGGGCGTGAGGGGCATGACGATCCCAATGCGATGCTGCTGGGCGGCGGCTATATCGGCGACATCGGCTATTATGTGTTCACCGATCGCGGCGGCGGGCGGATCGAACGCGCGGCGTTCGGAATCGGCGGCGCGGCGTTCGATCAATGCCCGCTTTATGACCTGCGGCCGGCGCCGTCCAAGCTCGGAGCGTTCGTAAAGGCGCGCCAGCCCCGCAAGATCGGCATCAACGTCGCAACGGAAATCGGCAGCGCCGATGGCCTGAGCCATTCGCTGCATGAGAGATTGCGCGCCGAACTCGGGCCCGATTTGTCGGCGCGGCTGGTGTCGGCGGAGAAGCTCGTCTCCGACTTCCGTTCGCGCAACACTGCCCTGGGGCTGGCGGCGTTCAGCAAGGCAGGGGAATATTCACGCACGATCGTCGAGCGGGCGCTGTCTAACGAGGTGATCCGGCCGGGCCATACCACCACGGGCGATGTCGCCTGGTGGATGATGGAGCAGCTCCACACGCTCGGTCTGGGCAACAGTTTCGGGCTGCCGAGCATCTATATCCTAGGCCCAGGGCCGCGCGGGCCGGTGTCGGGCGATCACGTGATCCAGCCGGGCGACCTCATCACCGTCGACTGGGGCGTGAACTATCTGACCGCCTATACCGACATGAAGCGCATGGCCTATGTGCTGAAGCCGGGCGAGAATGCCCCGCCCGCCGGCGTGCAGCGTGCCTATGACAAGGGGCAGGCGATCCGCGCCATGATCCTGGACGTGATCCGGCCAGGCGTCACCGCGGGCGATGCGCTGGCGGCGGTCAACAAACGGGTGGCGGCCACGCCTGGCTTCGTGCTGGGCAAATATGACGATCCGAGCGCCGATCCGAAGGTGACCGATGTGGTGATCGGCAGCCATTCGGTAGGCGATCTGGGACATGGATCGGGGCCGTCCATGGCCGATTTCAACCCGCTGAGGATGACCTACACGCTGCGGCCGGGCAATCTGCTGTCGGTGGAATTGTTCGTCTACACGGTCGTGCCCGAGTGGGGGACGCGCAAGATCAAGATCCCGCTGGAGGACAATGGCGTGGTGACGCAAAGCGGCCTGCAATGGGCCTATCCGCCCAACAGCCGCATATTGCTGGTGAAATGA